The sequence below is a genomic window from Sorangiineae bacterium MSr12523.
TCAAATCGTAATATTTTGCCCAATCGCGATTTCCGGGCGAGGGGCCGGCGAATGGATACACCTCGATGCGGGACTTGAGGTTGGGATCCCACGGCGGCGTTGCCACCTCGTCGGAAGCATGCTGCGTATCGGAGAGCCAGAGCGCGAGCGCCGGAGAGAGGGCGCCGCCGAGGCTGTGACCGGTGACGGTGACGGTGAGACGCGGGCTCGGATTGCGACGAACCTCGTTGGCCAGAAATTGATAAAGGGTCGAACCGGCGCCGGGGATGCCCCGGACGGGCCTCATGTTCTGCAGCGCTTGTAGCCCGCGCGCGGTACCCTGCGAGATCTTCGGTTTGAGCCCCGGCGGATGCGCATTGTAAGGCCAGGGCATCTGCCTTATCACGGCGAAGTCCTGGAGCACCCAATTGGTGATCGAGACGGGATTCGTCCCGCGGATCACGATGGCATATTGCGACGGATCGTGGACCCCTTGGACCACGAACATGAGATTTTCGTCGAAGATCGTCAAAAGCCCGTCGTAGCGCGCAGGACCCCAGATGACCTGCCAGTTGCCCGCGACAGGAGGCGTCTTCGCCAGAGCTTTGTTGATCTGTTTGAGGATCTGTGCCGAGGTTTTCGCGTCGTCCAGGATTTCGAAAATACCCAAATAGGATATGAACGAAAGCGTGAGCATGACCTGTTCACGGGTGTACGCCCCTGGGCTCCCTTCAGCATGCACCTCGTCGGCGGTGCCGTTCACCATCTTTGGACCTCCTTCTTAGTCGGTAAATAAGCGATTTAGGACGATTCGACCGAAGGACCCCTCGGGCCGAAAAGCCGAAGTGCAAGCGCAGCGAGCCACTGTTCCTCGGTGCTGCCGCCCAGCACGAGCTTTCCCGCTTTGGCGCCTTCGAGCAGGCGCTCGGTCAGCGCGGACCGGGGGGCTCGCGCGGAGTTCAACACGGAAAAGAGTACGGCGTCGCTCGCCACGACACCCGTAGCGCGGATCCATTCATGGACGGCGGATTTCAATTCGGCATTCGGCGCGCTCGGCTGCTCGTCGGAGCACGCGGGACCGAGGCCATTGATGGCATCGATGATGCACTGCTTTCGCTCTTTGAGCGGCAGGCGAATGATTTGCTGCGTCTCGATGGGGCGGCCCACCCAGATGTCTTGCCGGCCGAAGCCGACGGGGAACTCTTCGCGCTCCTCGAGGTCTTCCACGGGAAGTCCACCGCTGAAGCGCAAAGGTACGATGGGGCAGCCGACGGCGAGCGCCATGTCGAGGACCGTGGAGCTCATTCGGATCACGGGCTGCCGGCAAGAAAGCGAGCGTGTTCCCTCCACGTGAATCATGGCGCTCTTGCCGTTCGTGCGCATCTCCGAAGCGAGATTTTGCACGACGGAGATGAGCTCCGACTGATCCTCGCGGTTGAAGAAGGTCATCATGTTGGGATCGCGCACACCGGGGTACGTGAAGCAGTGGCGGATGAGGCCACCGAGCCACGAGGTGCGGTGTTCGGCCTTGGCCAACGTGATGGTGATGCTTCCGGTGAGCGCAGGAATGAGCACCGAGAACATCAGCGACTCGATGCCCACTTGGTGATTGGCGAGGTACAAAACGCTGCGGCCGCGGATCGATTCGATGGCGCGCGGATCGGTGAGGATGACGTCGCCGACGAAGTGATCGACGAGGCCGTAGAACAGGTCTTCGACGGGCCAGGCTTCGCAGGCGAAGTGTTCCCGCCAGAACCGGGTCACCGGCGAGATGTCCTTCACGGGGTCACCGGCAGGCGTGACCCGTGCGTGATCCGCAGCGCGCTCGAGACGGAGCGGGTAGCTGCGGAGCGGGCGATTCGTGGCCACGGCGGAGGCGAGATCGTCGGCCACGCGAATGTCGGCAGGGTGCACCTTGGCGCGGCGGGCGACATGTTCCTTGATGGCGACTTGTTCGAGGAGAGGGAGGTGGGGCGTGGTGTCGTAAATGCGGGTGACGTTGCCGGGGAGCCAATCGCTCTGTTGAACGGCACCGAGTTCGAGGCGGGTGCCGGAGTCCTCGTGTTGCGCGAGGCCGACACCGGGGACGTAGGTGCGATCGCGCAAGAAGGCGCG
It includes:
- a CDS encoding lipase family protein; this encodes MVNGTADEVHAEGSPGAYTREQVMLTLSFISYLGIFEILDDAKTSAQILKQINKALAKTPPVAGNWQVIWGPARYDGLLTIFDENLMFVVQGVHDPSQYAIVIRGTNPVSITNWVLQDFAVIRQMPWPYNAHPPGLKPKISQGTARGLQALQNMRPVRGIPGAGSTLYQFLANEVRRNPSPRLTVTVTGHSLGGALSPALALWLSDTQHASDEVATPPWDPNLKSRIEVYPFAGPSPGNRDWAKYYDLKLGATTCRMWNELDVVPHGWAEVALKKLPALYDPDIAPDWLIGLVLWSTTVLAARGDYVQILHETKPLIGSKQCTFLKDYLGQMIYQHTAAYTELLKLQSELDANVHFQFDPELRDAVMEVAKAFHSKQAMGNGNGDVKRAVMPAVAATVEDDDALDGMSSADAEVKAAEWRVHRIPKVLNPVSAGLKRAYRVSASVAMQFVPHYLALHSLFKRRSLYRDRTRRRTSDFDFGAWR